The proteins below come from a single Myxococcus xanthus genomic window:
- the mvaD gene encoding diphosphomevalonate decarboxylase: MKATALAHPNIALVKYWGKRDDALILPHQSSLSLTLSPLSVTTTVEFGAASDQVELNGHTAKGSERDRVLRLLELVRAQAKADLGPAKVVSRGDFPMAAGLASSAAGFAALAVAGRAAAGLPSEPRAASILARMGSGSACRSVQGGFCEWQRGERPDGEDSFAVQRFDAAHWPDVRMVVAILDRGEKEVKSRDGMKLTVDTSPYYPAWVKDAEVEVVQVREHIARRDLQALGELCERNAWRMHATSFAANPPLSYMSPGTLALILHLKEQRKKGIPVWFTLDAGPNPVLLTDAAHEVAAEALARACGALDVIRCVPGGDAELKAEHLF; this comes from the coding sequence ATGAAAGCCACAGCTCTGGCGCATCCCAACATCGCCCTGGTGAAGTACTGGGGGAAGCGGGATGACGCGTTGATTCTGCCGCACCAGTCCAGCCTGTCCCTCACGCTGTCACCGCTGTCGGTGACGACCACGGTGGAGTTCGGCGCCGCGAGCGACCAGGTGGAGCTCAACGGGCACACCGCGAAGGGCAGCGAGCGCGACCGCGTGCTGCGGCTTCTGGAGTTGGTGCGCGCCCAGGCGAAGGCCGACCTGGGCCCCGCGAAGGTGGTGTCTCGCGGGGACTTCCCCATGGCGGCGGGGTTGGCCAGCAGCGCGGCGGGCTTCGCGGCGCTGGCGGTGGCGGGACGCGCAGCGGCGGGGTTGCCGTCGGAGCCCCGCGCGGCCAGCATCCTGGCGCGCATGGGCAGCGGCTCGGCGTGCCGGAGCGTGCAGGGTGGGTTCTGCGAGTGGCAGCGCGGCGAACGTCCGGATGGAGAGGACAGCTTCGCGGTGCAGCGCTTCGACGCGGCCCACTGGCCGGACGTGCGCATGGTGGTGGCGATTCTCGACCGCGGCGAGAAAGAGGTGAAGTCGCGGGACGGGATGAAGCTCACGGTGGACACCAGCCCGTACTACCCGGCGTGGGTGAAGGACGCCGAGGTGGAGGTCGTGCAGGTGCGCGAGCACATCGCCAGGCGCGACCTGCAGGCCCTGGGTGAGCTGTGTGAGCGCAACGCGTGGCGGATGCACGCGACGTCGTTCGCCGCGAATCCGCCGCTGAGCTACATGAGCCCCGGCACGCTGGCGCTCATCCTGCACCTGAAGGAGCAGCGCAAGAAGGGCATCCCGGTGTGGTTCACGCTGGACGCGGGGCCAAACCCGGTGCTGCTGACGGACGCCGCGCACGAGGTGGCCGCGGAGGCGCTGGCCCGCGCGTGCGGCGCGCTGGATGTGATTCGCTGCGTGCCCGGCGGTGACGCGGAGCTGAAGGCGGAGCACCTCTTCTGA